The Pseudomonadales bacterium genome has a segment encoding these proteins:
- a CDS encoding TIGR03619 family F420-dependent LLM class oxidoreductase has protein sequence MKYWVSLVNTTEVDQFVAIAQKAEELGFEGITVPDHLVYPTKIETPYPYTPDGKVWWPKTNPWMDPWVTLTALGVATKTLRLATNIYLAALRDPFTVARATAAAAILTNNRVACGVSAGWIKEEFDLMGIDFSARGRRLDEVIACVQQLHSGEVVSHHGEFFHYDEVIHSPVPTQKMPVWVGGASKAAFQRAANNDGWLGVPSKNKRLAEIVNILMELRKANGKYGQPFDVVLSPMELMTKEFLDSLDPAATYHSSVLPWTPSPWGRAFWVEEGEDHRELAVKFRAMERFKAMMQQVGVW, from the coding sequence ATGAAATACTGGGTCTCACTGGTCAACACCACGGAAGTGGATCAATTTGTTGCCATCGCACAGAAAGCGGAAGAATTGGGTTTTGAAGGGATTACCGTGCCAGATCACCTCGTGTATCCCACAAAAATTGAAACGCCGTACCCGTACACACCAGACGGCAAAGTATGGTGGCCAAAAACCAATCCGTGGATGGATCCGTGGGTGACGCTAACTGCTTTGGGCGTTGCCACTAAAACACTGCGCTTGGCGACCAATATTTATTTGGCAGCACTGCGCGACCCTTTCACGGTGGCGCGTGCCACTGCAGCGGCGGCTATCCTCACCAATAATCGCGTGGCTTGCGGTGTGTCTGCCGGTTGGATCAAAGAAGAGTTTGATTTGATGGGCATTGATTTTTCCGCGCGCGGTCGTCGTTTGGATGAAGTGATCGCCTGCGTACAGCAGTTGCACAGTGGCGAAGTGGTTTCACATCACGGCGAATTTTTTCACTACGATGAAGTGATTCATTCACCCGTGCCGACACAAAAAATGCCCGTGTGGGTGGGTGGTGCCAGCAAAGCGGCATTTCAACGCGCGGCTAATAATGACGGTTGGTTGGGTGTGCCATCAAAGAACAAACGCTTGGCAGAGATCGTCAATATTTTGATGGAGCTGCGCAAAGCGAACGGAAAATACGGTCAGCCGTTTGATGTCGTGTTGAGCCCGATGGAATTGATGACCAAAGAGTTTTTGGATTCGCTCGACCCAGCAGCGACTTATCATTCCAGTGTGTTGCCGTGGACGCCGTCACCTTGGGGGCGCGCATTTTGGGTGGAAGAGGGCGAAGATCATCGCGAACTCGCAGTGAAATTCCGCGCGATGGAGCGTTTCAAAGCTATGATGCAGCAAGTGGGCGTGTGGTGA